In a single window of the Elaeis guineensis isolate ETL-2024a chromosome 4, EG11, whole genome shotgun sequence genome:
- the LOC105036875 gene encoding phosphoenolpyruvate carboxylase kinase 1 yields the protein MSAELKRAYEIGTEIGRGRFGTVYRCVSTETGEAFAVKSIEKALLSDDVDRECIEREAKIAQLAAAGNPHAVQVHAVYEDEAWLHVVMELCPGPDLFDRISRRGSPLSEAEAAAVMAPLMEAVAVCHRRGVAHRDIKPDNVLFDERGCLKLADFGSAECFGDGRPMRGLVGTPHYVAPEVVAGRDYDEKVDVWSAGVVLYVMLSGVPPFYGDTAVEIFEAVLRANLRFPTRNFRAVSPAAKDLLRRMLCKDVSRRFSADQVLGHPWITSGEGTRAAEEPT from the exons ATGAGTGCGGAGCTGAAGAGGGCCTACGAGATCGGAACAGAGATCGGACGGGGGAGGTTCGGCACCGTATACCGGTGCGTCTCGACGGAGACCGGCGAGGCGTTCGCCGTCAAGTCCATCGAGAAAGCCCTGCTCTCCGACGACGTCGACCGCGAGTGCATCGAGCGGGAGGCCAAGATCGCCCAGCTCGCCGCCGCCGGGAACCCGCACGCGGTCCAGGTCCACGCGGTGTACGAGGACGAGGCGTGGCTCCACGTGGTGATGGAGCTGTGCCCGGGGCCGGACCTCTTCGACCGGATCAGCCGGCGGGGGTCGCCCCTGTCGGAGGCGGAGGCGGCGGCGGTGATGGCGCCGCTGATGGAGGCGGTAGCTGTGTGCCACCGCCGCGGGGTGGCACATCGCGACATCAAGCCGGACAACGTGCTATTCGACGAGCGGGGGTGCCTGAAACTGGCGGACTTCGGGTCGGCGGAGTGCTTCGGGGACGGGCGGCCGATGAGGGGTCTGGTAGGGACGCCCCACTACGTAGCCCCGGAGGTGGTGGCTGGGAGGGACTACGACGAGAAGGTGGACGTCTGGAGCGCCGGGGTGGTGCTATACGTAATGCTGTCCGGTGTCCCGCCCTTCTACGGCGACACGGCGGTCGAGATCTTCGAGGCGGTGCTCCGCGCCAATCTCCGCTTCCCGACGCGGAACTTCCGCGCCGTCTCCCCGGCGGCCAAAGATCTTCTACGCCGGATGCTCTGTAAGGACGTCTCTCGAAGGTTCTCGGCGGATCAAGTCCTCG GGCATCCGTGGATAACCAGTGGAGAGGGAACGAGAGCAGCGGAGGAGCCAACCTAG